The Mercurialis annua linkage group LG7, ddMerAnnu1.2, whole genome shotgun sequence genome includes the window GTTTAGTTTTTTGGAAAATTTTTGTATAGGGCAGTGTTTTTGGTATAGGGCAGTGTTTTAAATGCCCTTGTTGATAACTTTTGTGAAATGTGTTGATAACATTTGCATATGGCCCTTATTAAAGCATTGATTTGCTTTTGAAAACACTTTTTGTATAGAAAGGATCTAAACAATGTAATTACTTTACCCTTTCAGTAAAAGCTATATTTTTGTGCAATACATGTTTATTATTAAAGTTCAATAGAAGGCAACTGTTTTTGTGCAATACAGGTGTTTTTCAAGCTAAAAAAGTTCTTGCAAACTATAGGTCATTTTCATGCATTTCTATTGCAAAATCAGAGGCCcctttttcatgcaaaagtcAAGCAAACATACTAACAATATACCAATTCAGATTAACATTAGAATAAGATTACCATTGCAATGACATCAATATTCTTACAAATGTTAGCAAAAAGAGAACATCAACAGTCTTACAATCCTAGCAAAATAAGAGCAGTTTCACAACATACAATACATTAGCTACCAAAATGAAACTAGAACTGCCCCAGCTTAAAGATCAAGGCCTAGCGATGTAATGCATAAAGAACTGCCCCAGCTGTAACTACCCCACATCCATACAATCCATATGTCAGCTTTGTTTTGGTTTTCTTGGCTTGTGCATGGTGAAACTGTACTTCCTCAATCCTCTCCTTCAATGTCTCTACCTCCATCATTTCCAGCCCCATTTCTTCCTTCAGAATTTGGTTCTCATGTTTGTACATGTCAACAATCTCCTTTAGGGCATCAACTTCTCCCTTCAGTGAACTATTCTCCAACACCTTAGCTGCCAAATGAGCTCTGACTTCACCAGCTTGTAGAAGAGCTGCATTACGTTCGTTTTGCAAATGAGTCACCTCCATCTTCAAGTTAGTGACCACCATATGTGCGTAGCCATCTAAATCTTTGTCAACCCACTAAAAGAACTTACAATATGGATTATGCAATCAAGTATCATAGATGCATATCACACAACCAAATCAGCAATGTACAAAACTCAGCAATGTACAAACcctaatttataataaaaaccctaatttgacACTGAGCTCAAAACCCTAAGCTAATAACAACCCTAAAGTAACACAAGCCTAAACAATAACAACCCTAATTTAACACTGAGCTCAAAATAAACCATAAATAAAAGCTTACATTTGGTTTTGGGCAGGTATAGAACCTCCGGCTTGGATTTTTCTCAGTGGTTGAGGTCTGAACTCACGCCGGAGTTTCACAATCACACAGAACAACGCCATCACCACCACCACTACCACCTTCCATTATTAGCTCTTGTAATGGTGTTGGAAGCTCACTACGGGACCGGACATGGAATGGATTCTCAGAGGGGTTAGGTTTGGAGAGGAGAAGAGGAGACTCAAAAAAATACCCTTCTGCCATGTCATCTGCCACATAAGGGATGTATTTGACATGTAAATAGGTGGACGGAAGTTTGTAACGGCGTTAGCACTCGCTTGGTGTCAGGGACCACGGGCGACTGATTTCAGGAGTGTAGGACTTTATAATATATATGGTGGAGTGTagggaccttatgtgcaaaaaaatgaaaagtgcagggacacgcacatgtattaagccaaatttaaatgttatgcAACTTGagtgaaatttcatttttttgtccTAAGACTGAAAAAGGGGAAAGGGAAAAAGGTTGGGGGTCATGGAAtgaatgtattttaatttttcaggttTCTATTCGGGTTAAAAATTAGGCTAATCACCTCAAAAACTAccgatctttcaatttttttcaataaaacctCAACCCtataatttcgtcaattgcaccctatttcgtatttttatatttcaatatcaccctaaagtattaaattgaattctttttatttggattaagttcaaaacaaatccttcaTATTTTTGAAACTCTAAATGTCATATGATGTTTTGAATTATAAGTACAAACCCTCTTCACtataacaaaatatatatataaataaattaaaaaaaatcactgcCTCCCTTTAGACCCGTCGCCGCTTTCCGTCACCACCTCCGTTTGAACACCGCTCTCCGTCaccggtcttccatggaagactaGATCTGCTTATGGAAGACGAGCCGTCTTCCCCAAGGAAGACCAGATCTACTGGTCTTCCATTGAAGACCAGTAGATCTGGTCTTCCTTGGAAGACGAGCTGTTTGTCTTCCATAGGAGACGAGCAGCTCATCTCCGGTAGAGATCGGAGAACGGCGGATGGCGGGGATGGTGGATTCCGttttaaatatgtatttaattaaattttttctttaggatttatttaaaagtcttttaaattaaagaacTTATTAGAATTTGTCCAagtagaaaaaggtataaaatgactcttaactttgattgttttataaaatttcatcctaataatagtaaaatcatctaatttttttaaattagggtaccattgaaacgtaaaaatacaaaatagggtgcaattgatgAAATTGCAAGatcagggtgttattgaaataaaaaattaaaaggtcggtAGTATTTGTGGTGATTAGCGTTAAAAATAGTAGATCGATTTCACCCAAATCTTCACAGCAAAAGTGTCACTCATCCTTTTTAAGCCTTTTTTATTAGAGAAAATCACAGATATATTAACTTCACAACTGTTTTTTACTCAAATAGCCACTTccttaatttatttcatttattaaCCAATTCATATTAACTCTCGCTGACTCACTATTtgaaattattactttttctaACTAATCTTTATCACTGTACACGTGTACAGCTAGTTTGATTTCAAACAGCTAAAACATTACATGCTTAAATAGTTATCTTCTTCTTTATCTTTTACTTTTTATTcctgttttattttctttctttttcaccgACTGCTGCGGTTCTCCTTTCTTCTGGTTGTTGATGTTCTCTCtgtctctttttaaaaatcctTGATTTAttaataactataaattttaatggGTTGAAAAAAACCAAGATCTTGAGTCAGGTTGCTGATGGTGTTGATCTGTTGATGTCGTCATCGCTGTCGTCTTGAAAGAGAAATTGATGGAATCTAACAGACTGCAGGATGCAAAAATTGGTCACTTATGGGTGCCTCATCtaaaaactgttttgatttgtccgattgtatttgattttttattcagATCTCATTTATAGTTCACTAGTTCTATCTCTATAAAATTGCAACTTTTTTGTCGTCGTTTCTTTTAATTATGAAGATGTTTGTGTACTTTGAATAATCAAAAAAGGATGTGGTTGGCTCATTTAGCACGCCGTCTCAGAAGTCTACTAGAAAGGAAGATGGTGGCTTTTTTGATCTGAACATGCATGTAGAGATAATGGGTAGTAATTGAAATTAAGAGGTTGCAGAGTACAAAATGTATAgctcttaatttttaaaatagatcaTCTGTAGATGAAGCATCAAGTGTTATTTTGTTCTGTATTTTGACATAATTTTCTCTTCTCTACCAACTCACCTTAcccttttgtaaatatttttttaaaatttttaataatttgtttgTCCTACCAAATAAAtgcctatttttttaattaatggagCCAAATGGACCGCTTTTATGTTTTAGATGTGTAAGAAAAAAGTTGTTGAGCTATTTTGATgcaaaaaaattgtcatttgaTTGTAAGAAGTTTAAAACACTtcgttttattttgaaaatctgAGATATAGAAtgttataactttttaaaatttttgaggCGCATCTTTACTGTTTTTGAGATGTATGTATCTGTTTTCAGATGTATctaaaatgtattattttatatcttTGTATGTATTATGTGAAGAGAAGTGATGAAGATGTCAACACTGTCATCTTGAAGCGTTGGATTTGTGGGAGGCAATTAAGAAAACTATGCCATTCCGCCATTGCCTACAAATTCTACCATGAATCAATTAAAGATTCAAAAGGAAAGGAAGACAAGAAAATTTAAAGTCAAGGCTTATTTATTTTCAGCTGTGTCAAACTCAATATATTCAAGAGTTATGCAACTGGAATCCGCAAAAGACATTTGGGATTATCTCAAGCAAGAATATCAAGGCGATGAAAAGACCAAAAATATGCAAGCACTCAATCTAATTAGAGAGTTTGAAATGATGAAGATGAAGGAGACAGAAAGCATAAAAAGTTACAGCAAAAAATTACTCGGCATTGCAAACAAGGTAAGGTTGCTTGGTAAGAATTTTCTTGATGAACGTATTATTCAAAAAATTCTTGTAACTTTGCCTGAAAAGTATGAGTCTAAGATTTCTTCATTAGAAGAAACAAAAGATTTGTCAACCATATCTTTGTCTGAATTAGTAAAAGCATTACAAGTTCAAGAGCAAAGAAGAATCTTGAGAAATCAAGAAAATGAACACACAACTGAAGGAGCATTAATGGCCAAAGCATCATGGAAGAAAGAAAAATCTCAGTACGGTCATTGTAAAAAAAATGGCCATGAAGAAAATGATTGTTGGCACAAAGGCAAGCCTCAATGTTTCAATTGTATGAGATTTGGACATCTACAACAATATTGCAGGTTTAAAAAATAAGAGTATGCAAAAATGGCGGAAATCGAAGAAGaaactttattataattttattggtGAGATGTGCACCAAAAGATGATTTGGAGAGAAAATGCTCCTACAATGAAAATGATGAGATGTGCATCATAGTGAAGAGAAGTGATGAAGATGAGAGAAGTGctcatgaaattttaattttatgcaatttttaattaagggaaaatattagaaataattaaaaattagattgttagttgttatttgaatttaaaataagtcaATATTCGATCTAAGATATTCCTATTATCTCtaggttaaaatattttagtagtTTATTCAGATTTTATTTGTTAGGAATTTGCCTATAAAAGGCTATAATGTGTTATTGTAaatgaataagaaaataagtgTTATTTTCAATCTCATTATTATTGTTCATAAATTTCAACATGCCTGTTTTTGCTTACTGatttttctcttttgttttGCAGTTTGATGAGTTGATTAATATTCTTTGCAAGAAGTTTAGTCTACTTTCTTTATTTTGAAGAATGTAGCTGAGCTAGTTTTGAGACGTATATGTGCTGTTTTTTAGACGTATCTGAAGTGTTTTTAAAATGTACATGATTTGTTTTTTGAGATGTATTCGAactatttttgagatttaatttgttatgtaaattaaaaaaatgaaaatatttacatttttgataTAAACTCACATGTGTAAGATTAATTTCAACtgatgataaatttaatgaaggcattatatagttatttgttcagtttattatgtatatacatattggatacaTCAATGATACATCGTATACACCACTGTTATATTGTAGATAAATCGCCAATACATCATAGATACACAACTGATACATCGtagatacatatttttatattttttaattattttaacgaaataacTTTGTAAATACACCgtagattataatttttaaaatcatatgctCTTATTAACAACATATTGTTTGATTTGTCTCTAACTAAAACTTAAGTTGGTTCAGTTTTTATGTACATAATGTTATgtatacatattagatacagAAACGATACATTATACATACAACATTGGTACATCgttgatacatcataaatacatcatTTATTATATCTTCTAGAATCATTCTCcaattcataataattattttcaacgaataaattttgaaaaaaatgatgcATTTTAGATACTCGCCGATGCATTATTTCTATAAGcaaaagtaattcaaatatcCCTATTTAAAGAACCCATTATGACAAAATCACATCCTTAACTAATTCAAGTTTTTCGGTTCTTAGAGACCTGAAACAAGTTcatccaataataaaaaatttagtacaATTGCCTAATTAGTGAAATTGGTTGATTAATCAACCAAATAAATAAGAACTGAAATTGAGTTACATATATGTTTTGATATATTAATGATACATATAAGATACATAAGTGATACATTGTAGACAAATTGCCGATAAATTATAGATACACTGTTGATACATCGTAGatccatatttttattttttgcattattttaacgaaataaattttatagatacaccatatattataaaatttaaaatcatatgctTATTGACAACATATTGCTTGATCTTCCATAAACGTTTAGCTATCTCTAACAAAATTTTAAGTAggattatgtatatatattagatacataaacgatacattatatatacaatATTGATACATCGCTAATACATTATAGATATATCATTTAGTATAACTTCTAGACAGTCTACAACtcattataat containing:
- the LOC126656869 gene encoding uncharacterized protein LOC126656869 — translated: MNQLKIQKERKTRKFKVKAYLFSAVSNSIYSRVMQLESAKDIWDYLKQEYQGDEKTKNMQALNLIREFEMMKMKETESIKSYSKKLLGIANKVRLLGKNFLDERIIQKILVTLPEKYESKISSLEETKDLSTISLSELVKALQVQEQRRILRNQENEHTTEGALMAKASWKKEKSQYGHCKKNGHEENDCWHKGKPQCFNYDLERKCSYNENDEMCIIVKRSDEDERI